A DNA window from Camelina sativa cultivar DH55 chromosome 17, Cs, whole genome shotgun sequence contains the following coding sequences:
- the LOC104759054 gene encoding exopolygalacturonase clone GBGE184: GNPTVYDITKFGAVGNGATNSFKAFLNTWIQVCNSPVPATLLVPKGDFLAGPVIFAGPCKSKVTVDVQGTVIATTSGYATPEWILFERVDNVLLTGTGTFHGKGEDVWKADGCGKKVQCNLPPTSLKFRNMKNVEISGISSVNAKAFHMFLVKTENVKIHNIKLVAPAESPNTDGIHLSNADHVSILDSTIATGDDCVSVGRGCNNVTVERVVCGPGHGLSIGSLGKYKHEEDVSGIHVNNCTMIETDNGLRIKTWGGSDPSKVVDVKFENIIMQSVKNPIIIDQNYGSRGGDSRVEITDVLFKNVRGTTITHDIVQIMCSKSVPCKGVNVVDVNLAYVGKPGGEKKSSAGGLVGAFCDNANVIFGGKLSFPMCPK, translated from the exons GGTAACCCCACGGTCTATGATATTACTAAGTTTGGAGCTGTAGGAAATGGTGCCACCAATTCTTTCaag GCGTTTTTGAACACATGGATCCAAGTGTGTAATAGTCCTGTACCAGCAACGCTACTAGTTCCTAAAGGGGATTTTTTGGCTGGTCCAGTTATTTTCGCCGGTCCATGTAAGAGCAAAGTGACCGTCGATGTTCAAGGAACGGTCATCGCTACAACGAGCGGATACGCGACTCCTGAATGGATCTTATTCGAGCGTGTCGACAACGTGCTCCTCACCGGAACTGGTACATTCCACGGTAAAGGTGAAGATGTATGGAAAGCAGATGGATGTGGCAAAAAGGTCCAATGCAATCTTCCTCCAACG TCTCTCAAATTCAGGAACATGAAAAATGTTGAAATCAGTGGCATAAGCTCGGTGAATGCAAAAGCCTTCCACATGTTCTTagtaaaaactgaaaatgtTAAGATCCACAACATTAAGCTTGTCGCCCCTGCTGAAAGTCCCAACACGGATGGTATCCATTTGAGCAATGCAGACCACGTTTCCATCCTCGATAGTACAATAGCAACTGGAGATGATTGTGTCTCAGTGGGCCGTGGCTGCAACAACGTAACCGTGGAACGTGTGGTTTGCGGTCCAGGACACGGTTTAAGTATCGGTAGTCTTGGTAAGTACAAGCACGAGGAAGACGTGAGCGGAATCCACGTTAACAACTGCACAATGATAGAGACAGACAATGGACTTAGGATCAAGACCTGGGGTGGTTCAGATCCAAGCAAAGTTGTGGACGTTAAGTTTGAAAATATCATCATGCAAAGTGTTAAGAACCCAATCATCATTGATCAAAACTACGGTTCAAGAGGCGgc GATTCACGAGTTGAGATAACAGATGTGTTGTTCAAGAACGTAAGAGGAACAACAATTACACATGATATTGTTCAGATAATGTGTAGCAAATCAGTGCCATGCAAAGGAGTCAACGTTGTTGATGTGAACTTGGCCTACGTAGGCAAGCCAGGAGGAGAGAAAAAATCGTCTGCAGGCGGTTTAGTCGGAGCTTTTTGCGACAACGCCAATGTTATCTTCGGTGGAAAACTTAGCTTTCCTATGTGTCCCAAATaa
- the LOC104754377 gene encoding probable pectinesterase/pectinesterase inhibitor 7, which translates to MESPILFLITLSFFFQSLLLGCSSQTLSNSSTICKTTPDPKYCKSVFPHSQGNVQQYGRFSIRKSLSQSRKFIRTVDKYIKRNAHLSQPAVIRALQDCRFLAGLTMDYLLTSFETVNDTSARSSFKTLPFSRADDVQTLLSAALTNEQTCLEGLTTAASSSATWTVRNGVALPLVNDTKLLGVSLALFTKGWVPKKKKRAGFAWAHPRSGSSTHTKPARLFRNGALPLKMTEKTKAVYESLSRRKLADGDDGDDGSMVLISDIVTVNQDGTGNFTNITAAIASAPNNTDGSAGFFLIYVTAGIYEEYISIAKNKRYMMMIGDGINQTVVTGNRSVVDGWTTFNSATFAVTAPNFVAVNITFRNTAGPEKHQAVALRSGADFSIFYSCSFEAYQDTLYTHSLRQFYRECDVYGTVDFIFGNAAVVFQNCNLYPRKPMPNQFNAITAQGRSDPNQNTGTSIQNCTIKPADDLVSSNYTVRTYLGRPWKEYSRTVYMQSYIDGFVEPVGWREWNGDFALSTLYYAEYNNTGPGSNTTNRVTWPGYHVINSTEAANFTITGLFLEDDWIWKTGVPYTSGLIS; encoded by the exons ATGGAATCTCCAATACTCTTTCTCATCACACTATCATTCTTTTTCCAATCACTTCTCCTCGGTTGTTCTTCTCAAACTCTATCCAACTCTTCAACAATCTGTAAAACGACTCCGGATCCAAAATACTGCAAATCCGTTTTCCCACATAGCCAAGGCAATGTCCAACAATACGGCCGCTTCTCTATCCGCAAATCGCTATCCCAATCGCGTAAATTCATTCGCACCGTCGACAAATACATCAAACGCAACGCTCATCTATCTCAACCCGCCGTTATAAGAGCTCTCCAAGACTGCCGTTTTCTCGCCGGTCTAACGATGGATTATCTCTTGACGTCGTTTGAAACCGTTAACGACACGTCGGCGAGATCCTCTTTCAAAACGCTGCCGTTTTCGAGAGCCGACGACGTCCAGACGCTTCTCTCCGCGGCGTTGACTAACGAGCAGACGTGTCTCGAGGGACTCACAACCGCAGCTTCTTCTTCCGCCACGTGGACTGTAAGGAACGGTGTCGCTTTGCCTCTCGTTAACGACACGAAGCTCTTAGGCGTCTCGCTCGCTCTCTTCACCAAAGGATGGgttccgaagaagaagaaacgggcCGGGTTTGCTTGGGCTCATCCGAGATCCGGATCATCCACTCACACTAAGCCGGCTCGTCTGTTTCGTAACGGAGCTCTGCCGTTGAAGATGACGGAGAAAACAAAAGCCGTTTACGAGTCGCTCAGCAGGAGAAAACTCGCGGACGGCGATGACGGAGACGACGGAAGCATGGTTCTGATAAGCGATATCGTAACCGTCAACCAAGACGGAACCGGGAACTTCACCAACATCACGGCGGCTATAGCTTCGGCGCCAAACAACACCGACGGAAGCGCTGGTTTCTTTTTGATCTACGTGACGGCGGGAATATACGAAGAGTACATCTCCATCGCGAAGAACAAAAGGTACATGATGATGATCGGCGACGGAATCAATCAAACGGTGGTCACCGGAAACAGAAGCGTCGTCGACGGTTGGACCACTTTCAACTCCGCCACATTTG CTGTGACAGCACCGAACTTCGTTGCGGTGAACATCACATTCCGAAACACGGCCGGACCAGAGAAACACCAAGCTGTTGCGTTACGGAGCGGTGCAGATTTCTCAATCTTCTATAGTTGTAGTTTCGAGGCTTATCAAGATACGCTCTACACGCACTCCCTAAGACAGTTCTATAGAGAATGCGATGTCTATGGAACGGTCGATTTCATATTCGGAAACGCGGCAGTTGTGTTTCAGAACTGTAATCTATACCCGAGAAAACCGATGCCGAACCAGTTCAACGCCATCACAGCGCAAGGCCGGTCTGATCCGAATCAAAACACCGGTACGTCAATCCAAAACTGTACGATTAAACCCGCGGATGATCTTGTTTCGAGTAATTATACGGTTAGAACGTATTTGGGTCGACCGTGGAAAGAGTATTCAAGGACGGTTTACATGCAATCGTACATAGACGGGTTCGTTGAACCGGTTGGTTGGAGAGAGTGGAACGGCGATTTCGCTTTAAGTACATTGTACTATGCAGAATATAACAATACCGGACCGGGTTCAAACACTACAAACCGGGTTACATGGCCTGGTTATCACGTGATTAATTCGACTGAGGCAGCTAATTTCACGATCACCGGTCTATTCCTCGAAGATGATTGGATTTGGAAGACCGGAGTGCCTTACACCAGCGGTTTAATTTCATAG
- the LOC104754378 gene encoding uncharacterized protein LOC104754378, with product MTLLPISIVSFLFFLCLHSPFIAAATNDDLPTAYSILQSYNFPVGILPKGVVSYDLDESTGKFHAYFNKSCSFALQGSYQLDYKSTISGYISENKLTKLTGVKVKVLFLWLNIVEVVRNGDELEFSVGITSANFAIDEFYESPQCGCGFDCNSIEESLGRNPFVSSV from the coding sequence ATGACTCTGCTTCCGATTTCGATCGTCTcgttcctcttctttctctgccTTCATTCGCCATTCATCGCCGCCGCTACAAACGACGATTTGCCGACGGCGTACTCTATCCTCCAAAGCTACAACTTTCCCGTCGGAATCCTTCCTAAAGGAGTCGTATCATATGATCTAGATGAATCCACTGGCAAATTTCACGCGTATTTCAACAAATCGTGCAGTTTCGCTCTTCAAGGCTCGTACCAGTTGGATTACAAATCTACAATCTCTGGATACATATCGGAGAACAAGCTCACGAAACTTACCGGCGTGAAGGTCAAAGTTTTATTCTTGTGGCTTAATATCGTTGAGGTTGTCAGGAACGGTGACGAACTCGAGTTCTCTGTTGGGATTACATCGGCGAACTTTGCGATCGATGAGTTTTACGAGTCGCCGCAGTGTGGATGCGGGTTTGATTGTAATTCGATTGAGGAGAGTTTGGGAAGAAACCCTTTTGTTTCTTCCGTTTAA
- the LOC104754379 gene encoding protein SENESCENCE-ASSOCIATED GENE 21, mitochondrial-like, with translation MARSLSNAKILSVFVSEKLSNAVFRRGFAVAAKTVSEGSVSSGETASSAVMKNKVVEASSEKAPWVPDPKTGYYRPETVSEEIDPAELRAVLLNNKQ, from the exons ATGGCTCGTTCTCTCTCCAACGCTAAGATCCTCTCTGTCTTCGTTTCCGAAAAGCTCTCAAACGCTGttttcag ACGAGGGTTCGCCGTCGCAGCCAAAACGGTGTCAGAGGGGAGCGTTTCGAGCGGTGAAACCGCTTCTTCCGCTGTGATGAAGAACAAAGTTGTGGAAGCCTCAAGCGAGAAGGCGCCATGGGTTCCAGACCCTAAAACCGGTTATTACAGACCAGAAACCGTTTCTGAAGAGATTGATCCGGCTGAGCTACGAGCTGTTCTCTTGAACAACAagcaataa
- the LOC104754380 gene encoding putative 60S ribosomal protein L22-1 codes for MTRGVAVKSSGAGAKKKGVSFVIDCSKPVDDTIMEIATLEKFLQERIKVGGKAGALGNSVSITRDKGKITVNADSNFSKQYLKYLTKKYLNKYNLRDWLRVIASNKDKNVYEVRYFRIDDEPASDEED; via the exons ATGACTCGAGGAGTAGCGGTGAAGTCGAGTGGAGCTGGTGCTAAGAAGAAAGGAGTATCGTTCGTGATTGACTGCTCCAAACCAGTTGATGATACGATCATGGAGATCGCCACGCTTGAGAAGTTTCTTCAGGAACGTATCAAGGTCGGAGGTAAAGCCGGTGCTCTTGGTAACTCCGTTTCTATTACCCGAGACAAGGGAAAGATCACCGTCAACGCAGATTCCAACTTCTCAAAACA ATACTTGAAGTATCTAACGAAGAAGTATTTGAATAAATACAATCTCCGTGATTGGCTACGTGTGATTGCATCtaacaaagacaaaaatgtTTATGAGGTACGATACTTCAGGATTGACGACGAGCCAGCTAGTGACGAAGAGGATTAA
- the LOC104754381 gene encoding uncharacterized protein LOC104754381 isoform X1: MSPKHLELSQSSVESCTLHLLSWRPFQTTASSKTLDSSTEQPHKPYDSHSTPKRPCLSDRSTAFSIEAFSRLSIADEDNSGVKSSYTRGGFRPVERKRRRRGSRSVSGRSSDRSGTLRCCSVNAQVTTCSEFQFAVGGGTTDSSGELFCEANWSSDVSEAARNLRRDRDFGEKEGGFGIGVVESMGNESGYGSEPGYRGDAEIGYGDEFDEEEEDSKPLFWGAGTESSKEICAGEKQFSDKKSHYRCRRGRRNDYNKAVDFMTHDISLLHLQPRRFDQNNGASSGEGCRTRVR, encoded by the exons atgtctccaAAACATTTGGAATTGTCACAAAGCTCCGTCGAGTCTTGCACCTTACATCTTCTCTCATGGCGGCCGTTTCAAACCACCGCTAGTTCCAAAACCCTGGATTCATCAACAGAGCAGCCACACAAACCGTATGACTCTCACTCCACTCCCAAACGTCCTTGTCTCTCCGACCGATCCACCGCTTTCTCCATCGAAGCTTTTAGCCGCCTCTCGATAGCAGACGAGGACAACAGTGGAGTGAAATCGAGTTACACGAGAGGAGGTTTCAGGCCTGTGGAGAGAAAACGGCGTCGTCGTGGGTCGAGATCGGTTTCTGGTCGAAGTAGTGATCGGAGCGGGACTCTTCGGTGTTGCTCTGTGAATGCTCAAGTGACCACTTGCTCTGAGTTTCAATTCGCTGTTGGTGGTGGTACTACTGATTCTAGTGGGGAGTTGTTCTGTGAAGCGAATTGGTCCTCTGATGTGAGTGAGGCGGCGCGTAATTTACGGAGAGATCGAGATTTTGGTGAAAAGGAAGGAGGGTTTGGGATTGGGGTCGTTGAATCAATGGGTAACGAATCCGGTTACGGGAGCGAACCTGGTTATAGAGGTGATGCTGAAATCGGTTATGGTGATGAgtttgatgaggaagaagaagactctaaGCCCTTGTTTTGGGGAG CAGGTACAGAATCAAGCAAGGAGATTTGTGCTGGCGAGAAACAGTTCTCTGACAAAAAGTCTCACTATAGATGCCGCCGAGGCAGAAGGAATGATTACAACAAAGCTGTTGATTTCATGACTCACGACATTTCTTTACTTCATCTTCAACCTCGTAGATTTGATCAAAACAATGGCGCTTCTTCAGGTGAGGGATGTCGAACCAGAGTGAGATGA
- the LOC104754381 gene encoding uncharacterized protein LOC104754381 isoform X2, with product MSPKHLELSQSSVESCTLHLLSWRPFQTTASSKTLDSSTEQPHKPYDSHSTPKRPCLSDRSTAFSIEAFSRLSIADEDNSGVKSSYTRGGFRPVERKRRRRGSRSVSGRSSDRSGTLRCCSVNAQVTTCSEFQFAVGGGTTDSSGELFCEANWSSDVSEAARNLRRDRDFGEKEGGFGIGVVESMGNESGYGSEPGYRGDAEIGYGDEFDEEEEDSKPLFWGGTESSKEICAGEKQFSDKKSHYRCRRGRRNDYNKAVDFMTHDISLLHLQPRRFDQNNGASSGEGCRTRVR from the exons atgtctccaAAACATTTGGAATTGTCACAAAGCTCCGTCGAGTCTTGCACCTTACATCTTCTCTCATGGCGGCCGTTTCAAACCACCGCTAGTTCCAAAACCCTGGATTCATCAACAGAGCAGCCACACAAACCGTATGACTCTCACTCCACTCCCAAACGTCCTTGTCTCTCCGACCGATCCACCGCTTTCTCCATCGAAGCTTTTAGCCGCCTCTCGATAGCAGACGAGGACAACAGTGGAGTGAAATCGAGTTACACGAGAGGAGGTTTCAGGCCTGTGGAGAGAAAACGGCGTCGTCGTGGGTCGAGATCGGTTTCTGGTCGAAGTAGTGATCGGAGCGGGACTCTTCGGTGTTGCTCTGTGAATGCTCAAGTGACCACTTGCTCTGAGTTTCAATTCGCTGTTGGTGGTGGTACTACTGATTCTAGTGGGGAGTTGTTCTGTGAAGCGAATTGGTCCTCTGATGTGAGTGAGGCGGCGCGTAATTTACGGAGAGATCGAGATTTTGGTGAAAAGGAAGGAGGGTTTGGGATTGGGGTCGTTGAATCAATGGGTAACGAATCCGGTTACGGGAGCGAACCTGGTTATAGAGGTGATGCTGAAATCGGTTATGGTGATGAgtttgatgaggaagaagaagactctaaGCCCTTGTTTTGGGGAG GTACAGAATCAAGCAAGGAGATTTGTGCTGGCGAGAAACAGTTCTCTGACAAAAAGTCTCACTATAGATGCCGCCGAGGCAGAAGGAATGATTACAACAAAGCTGTTGATTTCATGACTCACGACATTTCTTTACTTCATCTTCAACCTCGTAGATTTGATCAAAACAATGGCGCTTCTTCAGGTGAGGGATGTCGAACCAGAGTGAGATGA
- the LOC104754382 gene encoding serine/arginine-rich-splicing factor SR34 isoform X2: MSSRSSRTVYVGNLPGDIREREVEDLFSKYGPVVQIDLKVPPRPPGYAFVEFDDARDAEDAIHGRDGYDFDGHRLRVELAHGGRRSTDDSRGSFNGGGRGGGRGRGDGRGDGGSRGPSRRSEFRVLVTGLPSSASWQDLKDHMRKGGDVCFSQVYRDGRGTTGVVDYTCYEDMKYAVKKLDDTEFRNAFSHGYVRVREYDSRKDSRSPSRGRSYSRSRSRSRSRGRSLSRSRSPKAKSSRRSPAKSTSRSPAPRSKSRSLSPRRYGFTYDRVENGN, translated from the exons ATGAGCAGCCGTTCGAGTAGAACTGTGTATGTCGGAAACCTTCCTGGAGATATCCGCGAGAGAGAGGTTGAAGATTTGTTCAGTAAG TATGGACCAGTTGTTCAAATTGATTTGAAGGTCCCGCCAAGGCCTCCTGGCTATGCCTTCGTTGAG TTTGATGATGCTCGGGATGCTGAAGATGCTATTCATGGTCGGGATGGCTATGACTTTGATGGCCATCGCTTACGG GTGGAATTAGCTCATGGTGGGAGGCGTTCAACAGATGATTCTCGTGGTAGTTTCAATGGTGGTGGCCGTGGTGGTGGTCGTGGCCGCGGTGATGGCCGTGGCGATGGTGGTAGTCGTGGGCCATCTAGGAGATCAGAGTTTCGTG TTCTGGTGACAGGCTTGCCTTCATCTGCTTCTTGGCAAGATCTCAAG GATCACATGCGCAAAGGAGGGGATGTTTGTTTCTCACAAGTGTACCGTGATGGTAGAG GTACAACTGGAGTTGTGGATTACACCTGCTATGAGGACATGAAGTATGCG GTGAAAAAGCTTGATGACACAGAGTTTCGAAACGCGTTTTCTCATGGATATGTTCGG GTTAGAGAATATGATTCGAGGAAGGATTCTAGGAGCCCTAGCAGGGGAAGATCATATTCTAGGAGTCGTAGTCGCAGCCGCAGCCGTGGGCGGAGCTTGAGCCGAAGCAGGAGTCCAAAGGCAAAGTCTTCACGTAGGTCGCCTGCAAAATCTACCTCGAGATCTCCTGCCCCCCGCTCAAAGTCAAGGTCACTGTCTCCAAGAAG ATATGGATTTACATACGATCGAGTAGAAAATGGAAATTAA
- the LOC104754382 gene encoding serine/arginine-rich-splicing factor SR34 isoform X1 codes for MSSRSSRTVYVGNLPGDIREREVEDLFSKYGPVVQIDLKVPPRPPGYAFVEFDDARDAEDAIHGRDGYDFDGHRLRVELAHGGRRSTDDSRGSFNGGGRGGGRGRGDGRGDGGSRGPSRRSEFRVLVTGLPSSASWQDLKDHMRKGGDVCFSQVYRDGRGTTGVVDYTCYEDMKYAVKKLDDTEFRNAFSHGYVRVREYDSRKDSRSPSRGRSYSRSRSRSRSRGRSLSRSRSPKAKSSRRSPAKSTSRSPAPRSKSRSLSPRRSRSRSRSPLPPVQKEASKSPSKPSPAKSPINNTRSPSR; via the exons ATGAGCAGCCGTTCGAGTAGAACTGTGTATGTCGGAAACCTTCCTGGAGATATCCGCGAGAGAGAGGTTGAAGATTTGTTCAGTAAG TATGGACCAGTTGTTCAAATTGATTTGAAGGTCCCGCCAAGGCCTCCTGGCTATGCCTTCGTTGAG TTTGATGATGCTCGGGATGCTGAAGATGCTATTCATGGTCGGGATGGCTATGACTTTGATGGCCATCGCTTACGG GTGGAATTAGCTCATGGTGGGAGGCGTTCAACAGATGATTCTCGTGGTAGTTTCAATGGTGGTGGCCGTGGTGGTGGTCGTGGCCGCGGTGATGGCCGTGGCGATGGTGGTAGTCGTGGGCCATCTAGGAGATCAGAGTTTCGTG TTCTGGTGACAGGCTTGCCTTCATCTGCTTCTTGGCAAGATCTCAAG GATCACATGCGCAAAGGAGGGGATGTTTGTTTCTCACAAGTGTACCGTGATGGTAGAG GTACAACTGGAGTTGTGGATTACACCTGCTATGAGGACATGAAGTATGCG GTGAAAAAGCTTGATGACACAGAGTTTCGAAACGCGTTTTCTCATGGATATGTTCGG GTTAGAGAATATGATTCGAGGAAGGATTCTAGGAGCCCTAGCAGGGGAAGATCATATTCTAGGAGTCGTAGTCGCAGCCGCAGCCGTGGGCGGAGCTTGAGCCGAAGCAGGAGTCCAAAGGCAAAGTCTTCACGTAGGTCGCCTGCAAAATCTACCTCGAGATCTCCTGCCCCCCGCTCAAAGTCAAGGTCACTGTCTCCAAGAAG ATCTCGTTCAAGATCAAGATCTCCCCTACCTCCT GTTCAGAAGGAAGCAAGCAAAAGCCCCAGCAAGCCAAGTCCTGCCAAGAGCCCTATCAACAACACTAGGAGTCCATCGAG GTAA